In one window of Bradyrhizobium diazoefficiens DNA:
- a CDS encoding aspartate aminotransferase family protein gives MSMLPNSQEARDVAYQLHAYTNARAHQQAGPLVIERGEGPYVFDAAGKRYFEAMAGLWSVGLGFNEKRLVDAAHKQMLALPFYHTFSAKSHGPSIDLAEKLVALAPVPMSKVFFTNSGSEANDTVLKLIAYRSNALGQPQRKKIISRMRAYHGVTIASASLTGLPNNHRSFDLPLPNILHTGSPHFYKDGAPGESEEAFATRRAEELDALIQKEGPDTIAAFFGEPVMGAGGVVVPPATYWDKIQKVLNKYDILLIADEVICGFGRTGKMFGCETYGIKPDAIVVSKQITSSYFPLSAIIMNDRMFEPIADESNKIGVLGHGFTAGGHPVGSAIALENLKIIEERGLVAHAAELGGYMQGKLRELTSHPLVGEVRGVGMIAAIELVLDKGRKTAAVTPGAVGGMASRMLQERGVISRNMLDAIAICPPLIVTKAQIDDLIGAISGVLDDMKPEVAKLTPA, from the coding sequence ATACCAACGCGCGTGCGCATCAGCAGGCCGGTCCGCTGGTGATCGAGCGCGGCGAGGGACCTTACGTGTTCGACGCGGCGGGCAAGCGCTATTTCGAGGCGATGGCAGGCCTGTGGAGCGTCGGGCTCGGCTTCAACGAGAAGCGGCTGGTTGACGCCGCGCACAAGCAGATGCTGGCGCTGCCGTTTTACCACACCTTCTCGGCCAAGTCGCACGGGCCCTCGATCGACCTCGCCGAGAAGCTGGTGGCGCTCGCGCCGGTGCCGATGAGCAAGGTGTTCTTCACCAATTCCGGTTCGGAGGCGAACGACACCGTCCTGAAGCTGATCGCCTACCGCTCCAACGCACTCGGCCAGCCCCAGCGCAAGAAGATCATCAGCCGCATGCGCGCCTATCACGGCGTCACCATCGCGTCGGCAAGCCTCACCGGCCTGCCTAACAACCACCGCTCGTTCGACCTGCCGCTGCCGAACATCCTGCACACGGGTTCGCCGCATTTCTACAAGGACGGCGCGCCCGGCGAGAGCGAGGAGGCGTTCGCGACGCGCCGGGCCGAGGAGCTCGACGCGCTGATTCAGAAGGAAGGACCGGATACGATCGCGGCCTTCTTCGGCGAGCCGGTGATGGGGGCGGGCGGCGTCGTCGTGCCGCCGGCGACCTATTGGGACAAGATCCAGAAGGTTTTGAACAAGTACGACATCCTGCTGATCGCCGATGAGGTGATCTGCGGCTTCGGTCGTACCGGCAAGATGTTCGGCTGCGAAACCTACGGCATCAAGCCGGACGCGATCGTGGTCTCCAAGCAGATCACCTCGAGCTATTTCCCGTTGTCGGCGATCATCATGAACGACCGCATGTTCGAGCCGATCGCGGACGAGAGCAACAAGATCGGCGTGCTCGGCCACGGCTTCACCGCCGGCGGCCATCCGGTCGGCTCGGCGATTGCGCTGGAAAACCTCAAGATCATCGAGGAGCGCGGCCTCGTCGCGCATGCCGCCGAGCTCGGCGGCTACATGCAGGGCAAGCTGCGCGAGCTCACCAGCCATCCGCTGGTTGGCGAGGTCCGCGGCGTCGGCATGATCGCAGCGATCGAGCTCGTGCTCGACAAGGGCCGCAAGACCGCGGCCGTCACGCCCGGCGCCGTCGGCGGCATGGCGAGCCGCATGCTCCAGGAGCGCGGCGTGATCTCGCGCAACATGCTCGATGCCATCGCCATCTGCCCGCCGCTGATCGTCACCAAGGCCCAGATCGACGACCTCATCGGCGCGATATCAGGCGTGCTGGA